Proteins from one Deltaproteobacteria bacterium genomic window:
- a CDS encoding archease produces the protein MTHRGFRLLPHTADLRVEVRSADFPSLCAASVEALFSLLTDRRKIRRFERRTLDSGSGHPEERLLSILRQALLLFSLERFLVRNAGAIMQSGRVLVTVRGEPVDDARHSAYREIKAVTAHALTVEEGPSGFTARFVLDV, from the coding sequence GTGACCCACCGGGGGTTCCGCCTCCTGCCCCACACCGCGGACCTGCGCGTCGAGGTCCGCTCCGCCGACTTCCCTTCCTTGTGCGCCGCCTCCGTGGAGGCCCTCTTCTCGCTCCTGACCGACCGACGGAAGATCCGTCGATTCGAGCGGAGGACCCTCGATTCCGGTTCCGGTCATCCGGAGGAACGGCTTCTGTCGATCCTGCGGCAGGCCCTGCTTCTCTTTTCCCTCGAACGGTTCCTTGTCCGGAACGCGGGTGCTATCATGCAAAGTGGAAGGGTCCTCGTCACCGTCCGCGGGGAGCCCGTGGACGACGCTCGGCATTCCGCGTACCGGGAAATCAAGGCGGTCACGGCGCACGCCTTGACCGTCGAGGAGGGGCCGTCGGGGTTCACGGCCCGGTTCGTTCTGGACGTGTGA